A genomic region of Phragmites australis chromosome 2, lpPhrAust1.1, whole genome shotgun sequence contains the following coding sequences:
- the LOC133908356 gene encoding uncharacterized protein LOC133908356 isoform X2, with protein MAVSSRLPSPPAARGLLRRFPRSILPLERAPRRLAPGARAVSGNPGPGGSPLPRRTPAPADSTPSSASSVIDFLTLCHSLKTTKRKGWINHSIKGPESIADHMYRMALMALIAGDLPAVDRERCIKIAIVHDIAEAIVGDITPSDGIPKAEKSRREQAALDEMCEVLGGGPIADEIKELWGEYENNSSIEANLVKDFDKVEMILQALEYEKGKFQTEVGKSWAAEVNARRNKQRCGKQK; from the exons ATGGCCGTGAGCTCGCGACTCCCCTCGCCTCCCGCGGCGCGCGGCCTCCTGCGCCGCTTCCCGCGGAGCATCCTCCCCCTGGAGCGCGCGCCGCGCCGCCTAGCCCCGGGCGCCCGCGCCGTATCCGGGAACCCCGGCCCCGGCGGCTCGCCCCTGCCCAGGCGAACGCCGGCGCCGGCTGACTCCACGCCGTCGTCGGCCTCCTCGGTCATCGATTTCCTCACCCTCTGCCATAGCCTCAAG ACCactaaaaggaaaggatggataAATCATAGCATTAAGGGCCCCGAGTCTATTGCTGATCACATGTACCGTATGGCCTTGATGGCTTTGATTGCTGGAGACCTGCCTGCGGTGGATCGAGAAAG GTGTATTAAAATTGCTATCGTGCACGACATTGCTGAAG CTATTGTTGGTGACATTACTCCATCTGATGGTATACCTAAGGCTGAAAAAAGCCGGCGTGAACAAGCAGCTCTAGATGAAATGTGTGAAGTTCTTGGTGGTGGACCAATAG CTGATGAGATTAAGGAGCTGTGGGGAGAATATGAAAATAATTCTTCTATTGAAGCCAATCTTGTAAAAGATTTTGATAAA GTGgaaatgattcttcaagcaTTAGAATATGAGAAAG GCAAGTTCCAGACAGAGGTTGGTAAGAGCTGGGCTGCTGAAGTGAATGCAAGGAGAAACAAGCAGCGATGCGGAAAACAGAAGTAG
- the LOC133908356 gene encoding uncharacterized protein LOC133908356 isoform X1: protein MAVSSRLPSPPAARGLLRRFPRSILPLERAPRRLAPGARAVSGNPGPGGSPLPRRTPAPADSTPSSASSVIDFLTLCHSLKTTKRKGWINHSIKGPESIADHMYRMALMALIAGDLPAVDRERCIKIAIVHDIAEAIVGDITPSDGIPKAEKSRREQAALDEMCEVLGGGPIADEIKELWGEYENNSSIEANLVKDFDKVEMILQALEYEKEHGKVLDEFFLSTAGKFQTEVGKSWAAEVNARRNKQRCGKQK, encoded by the exons ATGGCCGTGAGCTCGCGACTCCCCTCGCCTCCCGCGGCGCGCGGCCTCCTGCGCCGCTTCCCGCGGAGCATCCTCCCCCTGGAGCGCGCGCCGCGCCGCCTAGCCCCGGGCGCCCGCGCCGTATCCGGGAACCCCGGCCCCGGCGGCTCGCCCCTGCCCAGGCGAACGCCGGCGCCGGCTGACTCCACGCCGTCGTCGGCCTCCTCGGTCATCGATTTCCTCACCCTCTGCCATAGCCTCAAG ACCactaaaaggaaaggatggataAATCATAGCATTAAGGGCCCCGAGTCTATTGCTGATCACATGTACCGTATGGCCTTGATGGCTTTGATTGCTGGAGACCTGCCTGCGGTGGATCGAGAAAG GTGTATTAAAATTGCTATCGTGCACGACATTGCTGAAG CTATTGTTGGTGACATTACTCCATCTGATGGTATACCTAAGGCTGAAAAAAGCCGGCGTGAACAAGCAGCTCTAGATGAAATGTGTGAAGTTCTTGGTGGTGGACCAATAG CTGATGAGATTAAGGAGCTGTGGGGAGAATATGAAAATAATTCTTCTATTGAAGCCAATCTTGTAAAAGATTTTGATAAA GTGgaaatgattcttcaagcaTTAGAATATGAGAAAG AACATGGCAAAGTGCTAGATGAGTTCTTTCTCTCTACTGCTG GCAAGTTCCAGACAGAGGTTGGTAAGAGCTGGGCTGCTGAAGTGAATGCAAGGAGAAACAAGCAGCGATGCGGAAAACAGAAGTAG
- the LOC133908359 gene encoding uncharacterized protein LOC133908359 isoform X2, which yields MSSTTSSQTSASSGGTSTSASENARSPDPGTNSAGPARSRMSLQLDQRSLHFSVNAWVLIVALIGILPIAPQSLQYKGYRLSLLGTTCTTGYALFTFYRLPRAGNMQVVQAWYHHVASSKDFIPFMYCLMFVTSKLHLKLVLVPVICWALEHVARFLRRHFTNSSLYRTYLEQPCMWVETNTTAVNFLCSNAEILLGFLLILSLFSRQRNAMQTFMYWQLLKLMYHSPFTAGYHRAIWLKIGRTINPYIHRYTPFLHDPINAGMRWWFR from the exons ATGTCCTCAACCACCTCTTCCCAGACCTCAGCATCTTCAGGGGGAACATCTACTTCAGCTAGCGAAAATGCAAGGTCTCCTGATCCAG GCACTAATTCTGCTGGGCCGGCAAGAAGCAGAATGTCATTACAGTTGGATCAGCGGTCATTACATTTTTCTGTTAATGCTTGG GTCCTTATTGTTGCCTTGATTGGCATCCTTCCAATAGCACCACAATCGCTACAATACAAGGGATATCGGTTGTCACTTCTTGGCACAACATGTACAACAGGCTATGCTTTGTTTACATTTTACAGG CTACCCCGTGCAGGGAACATGCAGGTTGTTCAGGCATGGTATCACCATGTGGCTTCATCAAAGGATTTTATACCATTCATGTACTGCCTTATGTTTGTTACATCTAAACTGCACTTGAAGC TTGTTTTGGTACCTGTAATTTGCTGGGCACTTGAACATGTGGCCAGATTTCTACGGCGACATTTTACTAATTCCTCTTTGTACAG GACATACTTGGAGCAGCCTTGTATGTGGGTTGAGACAAACACGACTGCAGTCAACTTTCTGTGTTCAAATGCAGAGATTTTGTTGGGCTTTCTTTTGATCTTATCTCTGTTCTC GCGACAACGCAATGCTATGCAAACATTCATGTACTGGCAG TTGCTGAAGCTCATGTACCACTCTCCCTTCACCGCTGGTTATCACAGAGCTATCTGGCTTAAAATTGGCCGGACAATCAACCCCTATATCCACCGTTACACCCCTTTTCTACATGACCCAATAAATGCTGGCATGAGATGGTGGTTTAGGTAG
- the LOC133908359 gene encoding uncharacterized protein LOC133908359 isoform X1, translating into MRLRRPGRPRPRRSTTTSVTRGGRSTGRASPFRRTSPPSHPVVRAHLQHKFYRRFVDPDFAVEGMSSTTSSQTSASSGGTSTSASENARSPDPGTNSAGPARSRMSLQLDQRSLHFSVNAWVLIVALIGILPIAPQSLQYKGYRLSLLGTTCTTGYALFTFYRLPRAGNMQVVQAWYHHVASSKDFIPFMYCLMFVTSKLHLKLVLVPVICWALEHVARFLRRHFTNSSLYRTYLEQPCMWVETNTTAVNFLCSNAEILLGFLLILSLFSRQRNAMQTFMYWQLLKLMYHSPFTAGYHRAIWLKIGRTINPYIHRYTPFLHDPINAGMRWWFR; encoded by the exons ATGCGTCTTCGTCGTCCTGGTCGTCCACGGCCGCGGCGGAGTACGACTACGAGCGTGACCCGCGGTGGGCGGAGTACCGGGCGAGCCTCGCCGTTTCGCCGCACCTCGCCTCCCTCCCACCCCGTCGTCCGTGCCCACCTCCAGCACAAGTTCTACCGCCGCTTCGTC GATCCTGATTTTGCTGTTGAAGGAATGTCCTCAACCACCTCTTCCCAGACCTCAGCATCTTCAGGGGGAACATCTACTTCAGCTAGCGAAAATGCAAGGTCTCCTGATCCAG GCACTAATTCTGCTGGGCCGGCAAGAAGCAGAATGTCATTACAGTTGGATCAGCGGTCATTACATTTTTCTGTTAATGCTTGG GTCCTTATTGTTGCCTTGATTGGCATCCTTCCAATAGCACCACAATCGCTACAATACAAGGGATATCGGTTGTCACTTCTTGGCACAACATGTACAACAGGCTATGCTTTGTTTACATTTTACAGG CTACCCCGTGCAGGGAACATGCAGGTTGTTCAGGCATGGTATCACCATGTGGCTTCATCAAAGGATTTTATACCATTCATGTACTGCCTTATGTTTGTTACATCTAAACTGCACTTGAAGC TTGTTTTGGTACCTGTAATTTGCTGGGCACTTGAACATGTGGCCAGATTTCTACGGCGACATTTTACTAATTCCTCTTTGTACAG GACATACTTGGAGCAGCCTTGTATGTGGGTTGAGACAAACACGACTGCAGTCAACTTTCTGTGTTCAAATGCAGAGATTTTGTTGGGCTTTCTTTTGATCTTATCTCTGTTCTC GCGACAACGCAATGCTATGCAAACATTCATGTACTGGCAG TTGCTGAAGCTCATGTACCACTCTCCCTTCACCGCTGGTTATCACAGAGCTATCTGGCTTAAAATTGGCCGGACAATCAACCCCTATATCCACCGTTACACCCCTTTTCTACATGACCCAATAAATGCTGGCATGAGATGGTGGTTTAGGTAG